The genomic window CTGACCACCAGACTCCTGGTACGAAATGCGACGAGACGCAGATTTTATGATCGCAGCGTCAGCAGGAGAGACGCTTAGCAGGGCTCATGGATACTTGGCAAGTAGACAGTTCGGCGTGACGCAGCAGAACTTTCCACAACAGGTATTTTCAAGTGCCGAACGTAGTGTGCTGCGTGATTGTGTCGTCTGGAGGGTGGCGGTTTGTAGGCGTAACGGGAATCGAGGAGGCCTGACGAGCTGCTGCGAACGGCTCCTACTTCGGAAATATAGTTACCGGCCGTTGTCTTCCCACTGGATCGTTTTGTCGCTAATTTCTACAGGTCTGCGCGTTCACGCGGTCACGTTTTAAGGCTGTGCCGTCCTTCGTCGTTCGGGCGGGGCATTGTTTCTCGAGTGACGGCACCGAAAATGGGTTTTCTCGCCAGGATGGGCGGAGCGGTTTTCGCTCGGTCCGTCCTCTATGCCGCAGTGGCATGGGTCGGTGTCGTGAGTATTTCACATGTGTCGGCTGAGGTCGGTCTGCTTCTCGGCGGAATCAACAAGGAATTCGTCATGGAATCTCGTGGACATAACTGGAGTATGGATGCTGGAGCGTGTTTTGTGGGCCGCCCCCGCCATCTGGTCGTCGATCCCACGCTTGATCATGATTTCATGAGGACGCAGGAACTGATCACCAACTACACAGGGCCGCGTCTTTGTGCGTGGCTAGAGAACACGTATACGGAGCATATGGCGCAAAAGAAAGCATGGGAAGCTGAGCATCAGAAATCCAAGTAAGTGACGACACTGGGCGGCATCAAATTCAGAGGACTTCTAGTCATCAGGCGGAGGTCCAAAATGTTGTTCATAGCTTGAGACGTGCCGGCGGCTCTTGTTTCAACAGGCTCCGGCCGGAAAAAGTGAACTACCGATCAGCTTTTATTTGCCTTAGTGTGGACTGGAGGCCTTGGTTCGCCTTCGTCAGGGTTGACATAATCCCAGGTTCCGCCCTGGATCCACTTCTATTTTCTGGGCGGTAGACGTGCCTTCTTTGTGTCCGGTGCCAACTCGTACGGAGAAAATGTTGAGCGTTCCGTGTAGCCTGCGACGGTGCGTATCGAACATCCCCTCTTTTACATGTGGTGCGCGCACGGCTCTGTGCTGCCTGCAGGAGCAGCGTGTCAGTGTTTAACGTTCTGAAAAAACTGAAGAAGGCCGTTGCTTCTTTTCCCGTATTTACGGTCACGGTGACTGTGAGGTACTTTGACCTGTGGCACGACGATAGGTGGGGGAATCCTCTGCCGTGGATCATGGCGAGGTTTGAGTACACGCTTCCGGAGAACGGATACGGTCTTTTCTCGCACATATCCCCCGTTTTTTCTATGAACCCGTCATCTGGGACGGCAGCAGTGGTACACATCCTTCTAAGCCCCCCGCCCACCTTCAACCAGTATGTGGATCTCGGTAAAGAGAAGGCGATCCTGTTATCGGCCTTAGCAAGTGGCACAGGAGTAGGCCACGCGATACTGGCGGGGGACAAGAAGTCACCAGTTGTCCAGGTGTTCCAATTAGGGCAGCTCATCTATGCTTTGGCTGAAAACGTACTGACGATGAAGTTTGCGATTGGTGACTTTTGGCTGAAAGGCACCGAATGCTACATTCTTTCGTAAGTGCCGGGTTTTTCGTTCACTCCAGTGAGACGCATTTCACTACTTGCCGCAGCTTTCTTTGATACAGGAAGCGAAGTGTGGTTTGCACACGTGCCAGCGTTTCTACGAATCTGCAGCGTGACTGTGTGTAGGGGCGTCATTTTTAGTAAGATACACTAGACACCGTCGCTGTTTAGATGAAGTTTGTTTGGTTGTGAGCTTTCCTAACGAGCAAAGGTCCTAGCACGCTGAAGGGTCAATACGCTGCTTCTAGCAACTGCTTGCCGCCAATGCATAGTGTTAGCATGAACCTCCAGCGTGATTCGGCACGGTTTGGTTGTCGAAAGACAGTCAGGTCGCTTCTCCCCTCCATGGTGGCGCACAGAGAATTTCAGTGTTGGACAAATTGGCAGTTGGAAGTATTCATCCATCCCCTGCACGAGAAAGGACTTTCACTATATGGAAATAGGTGTTTTCTGGCTTCTTGCGCGTGCTCAGGAGGTTGGCAGTAACAACGCTCATTAATGGCGTGCCACTATGCCAGTTTGTGGCAAatcgaggcggcagaggactATGGGCGCTTTACAaagcagagaaaaggaagtCAGTTGCTGTGAGTGTCACAGCCGTCGACTTCTTCAATTACCGCCGTCCCACTTTCCAAGCAATAGTGACAGAAGGGTTGATTTTTGGAGGTGTCAATGACGCCCCTGTCGTAATGGAGCTTGTCACAGACCCGACGGTGATTCCTAAGTATGTGGGAACGGTCAAAGCGGCGCGAAAAGTCCGGTGGACCGTATCCTTGTTGAAGTTTTTCCACTTTGTTGCCGAGACCGGTATGGCAGTATACGATGCTAAGGAAGAagtcgcgaggaggagggaaaTGTCACGTatcctcgcggcctctcgcggggAACTCGGTGCCAGATGACCTTCGCTGGGGGGCGTGCAAAGTCGTTATCTTTACAGTTTTTTAGATGTCCGTGTGCCATGGTATTCGTGGCAGTTCACACCAACAGTACTGGTCACGCAGCTTTAAATGTGTGCTTTTGACTGACACGCTGCGGCAACTGAGTAGCTGGTTGAGTATGATGGGAGTCCTTCGTAGGTGTGCCTTATTTGATTGCAAGTACGTGCTCGGGGGAGATCCAGGAGACACAGTTGGACGTTGCACCGGGTTTCACCCCAGGAGTCCAgtggcggaggcctcgcaaAAACACACCCGTTTCCGCAGTTCCATACAGAGATCGGCTGCGTAGAGTTATCCTGAACAGTGCAGCGCATGTGACGTGAAGTGTTTTGACAGTAAAAGATCCGCGTGTTTACCTTTTTCTGGATCGGCCTGGCTTCGAACAGGCTGAGAAGGATGCTTCACCGCGCTGCACAACGTGTCGAAAACAGCCGATCGCACATGCTTCGTGCGCTTTCTTATGATTTGCCATCAAGCGGGGGGCTAAGAACTGCTTTCAAGCTTGTGCCTTCTTGCTGGGGATACAATCCCGTATGGCGTCAGagtcggcgacgcgagacCACTTTGCTTTGAACTGGAATAGACCTCGCCTGAGAGATGACATGGGAGGGTGATGCTGGCAGTGCAGACGATCAGCGTTATGCCGTCGGCCGGTGACGAGCCTGGAGAGTCAGTCAGCTAGGGGCCGCATCTAAGGGGCTGACGGTCGCGGTGTCACGCAGTTGGGATAAAAGTTGCAGAACAAGCCCCGTAGCATGGCATTTGCTCACCTTCCGTTGGGAGTGCTTCCCCCGATTGATGTGGCTGCC from Besnoitia besnoiti strain Bb-Ger1 chromosome XIII, whole genome shotgun sequence includes these protein-coding regions:
- a CDS encoding hypothetical protein (encoded by transcript BESB_029980); translation: MGFLARMGGAVFARSVLYAAVAWVGVVSISHVSAEVGLLLGGINKEFVMESRGHNWSMDAGACFVGRPRHLVVDPTLDHDFMRTQELITNYTGPRLCAWLENTYTEHMAQKKAWEAEHQKSKSSVSVFNVLKKLKKAVASFPVFTVTVTVRYFDLWHDDRWGNPLPWIMARFEYTLPENGYGLFSHISPVFSMNPSSGTAAVVHILLSPPPTFNQYVDLGKEKAILLSALASGTGVGHAILAGDKKSPVVQVFQLGQLIYALAENVLTMKFAIGDFWLKGTECYILSRLAVTTLINGVPLCQFVANRGGRGLWALYKAEKRKSVAVSVTAVDFFNYRRPTFQAIVTEGLIFGGVNDAPVVMELVTDPTVIPKYVGTVKAARKVRWTVSLLKFFHFVAETGMAVYDAKEEVARRREMSRILAASRGELGAR